The DNA window GCGGCTCTCCTGCTGGATCTCTTGCTGGTGTAGATTACAGTTGTATAATCAAGACCTGGATTAGGTGTCAGTGCCGGGCGGTGTAGAATGCACGGGTACTGCACCTGAGTCCCTGTCACCTTACTCCTGCTCCACGCCGTCCTTGTCCCTGCCCGACGCGACATGTGTGGTCCTTTGTTCCGGGTAGCGCTACGACACCTGATCCCACTTATGCGTCTGTCGTCGAGGTCTTCGATGGCGTTTTAAAAAGAAGCTTGTCAACACCGGGACCCACAACGATGGAACAGTTTCAAGCTGTAATCTCTACACTCACACAGATTCAGAAACGTCAGACACAGTGAGATATTCACACGTAAACTACATTCATACTGATGGTTTGTTAGATGAGCTGATTCAGTTCACTCCAGAGCACATCAGACTCCACTTTGGTTGAAATGTTCTTTAGCATTTTGATCAGACTTGAGAACGAAGTGCATAATCAATACTGCATATGTCCATTATTGATCATGATCATCTGAACCTGCGAGCTTATTCATTTGCATTCCAATGAGACCTGTAACAGTGCATACACCATAAATACTATTACATTAGGGTTTCATACTAGGCTAGCACTAAAGGAATAGTCCTACATTTTGGGAGCTTCATTGCTTTCTGGTTAAGAGATACCATTCTGTTGTCTGCATGGTCAATATGCTGCTTagtttagcataaagactgcaAACAAGACGGAACTGCTTGCCTGGAGAGCTTCTAAAATTCTCAGACTGCCATGTTAGTTCACGTTGTTCAgcaaaaaagagtgaaaaaagtTAACATATTTCTCAACAGACACCTAACTCTCTGCAACAAAACCAAGACGTGTATTTCCAAAATGCAGAACTATTGTTTGGTTACATCTTTATAAGTTGTACCAATTGTGTCTGGGCTAAAATCATGCATATCTTGCTTTTCACCAATACCAGGGTAGGTGcacttttgctgcattttccctcctctttcACAAGCACAGACACGCACAGATCTCATCTCTCCTCCATTATTTTCTTCAAAGAGTCCATTATGTCCTCACCACTGACCCATGGAACTATGTTTGCCTTGAACTGCGGCACctccagcagcagtttgtgCATTGGGAAGCCCCTCCTGGGGAAGGCTGTGTCCTGGGGCTCCAGAGCCAGAGAGGGGCAGATATCATTGGCCCCATCTCCAATATAGAACACTCTCTGGAAGGCAGCACCGCCACGCTCCTTTTGCCTTCCCGACAAATAATCCCGAAGGATCGCCTGCTTGCACATGTTGTCGGGACAATGGGAGCATGAGTGTGAGTGGAAAGGGAGCAGCACAAGGCGGCCGGTCGCATCAAAGCTGCCCGGGTTTGTGAAAATCTTCCTGAAAAGGTGGCGAAACCCAGCGTGCTCCAGCCACGtttcaataaaatacatgttgGCATCGGAGACCACAGCCAGCTCAAAGTCCTGCTGGTGGCTCTGCAGAAACTGGAAGAGGTTCAGGAGGCCAGGAGTCGGTGGGATCTTCACCACAGCTGAATGGATGGAATCTTTGGACACGCCCTGCTCCGCCATATACGCCAAAACCTTCTGCATGTGCTCATTGTAGTGACCCTCCCTGTAGCTGTTCCTCAGCCAGTCAGGGAGCTTCTGGCCCGGCAGAGCACGCACCACAGCGTCATCACTGCTTTCACTGATGATGGTCTCGTCAAAGTCAAACAACACCAGAAAGCGTTGCTCCTGTGGAGCGGCATGAGGTGGGTTTGACGGAGCTGTCATCTTTGGCGAGTGGTCCCTCTCTATAAAAAAGCAGGAGGGAGAAATGAAACAGTCAGAAAGGTTTTCTCTTTGTCAAGGACAACAGATTCTGAGTCTGTTTTACTGCATCTcactctaaaaataaaaacgtgAAGAGGCCGAAAGAGCCAGCAATTACAGTTTGAATCACACTGTGTTCAATTAAACTTCAGCGTTGAATCACGCAGAGCTGAGGAAACATCAAAACGCACAAATACTCTTAATTAGCCTATAAGCTGAAGGGGAAACACGTGTTTACAAGAGGAAAGGAAGGGAACAGagtttaaattaaacaaaaggaGAACATAAACAGGATGTTCATCACACTTAGTGAGAGAAAACGACCTCAAAGTCACCCAAAccgttttactttatgatcaagaCTAAATGGCTGCTGCTTTAAATGGCTGCTCCAGACATTCCTTCATTCCTTTAggaatatttatttatacatgGCAGATCTTGGGCCGGTGCCATTCCCATATTTACATAGCTGATAGATCTACAGCACAAGGCTTCTCCTTCTGCAGGAATGTTTTAACTTGAGCAAAGAGAGAGTTGATTGTAACACAGCATACCTTTTCCATAAGTGGAGCAAATCGCAGCGGTACAGCGAAACCAGCAGTGGAAGTGGGAGGGAAGATAATAGGCTCATGTACTGTATAATTCTGAGTGACTACTTTTCAGGAAtatgtattttgtaaaaatgttgcacCTTTTCTTCTTCCATGATACAGCCAAAAAGCACGAACAACGTCTAACATTTTGAGATACAACCAGAAAATGTTGCTTATTTGGCACATTTTTTACCATATAAACAATATTATTCCatcaaaaagtgtaatttgaAGGtgacaaataatgtaaaacaggTAAAAACCAAGCTTACAAGATAGCTAGCCTTGCTATAGGTCATTTACCAAAGACTTTATAGACATGTTTCGCCATTCAGCAGCCGTTTTGGCAACAGCACTGGGCAGTTATTTCAGGTTAACAGGACTGGACCTCTATCTAAATGAATGAGGAAAGAGcataagtgcaatttcaataGTCACCGGATCATAAAAACTACAATTACcaacaaaatatgataaaaacacttaaaaggTTGGGTGATTTTGCACTAAATTTAGGTTTAAAATGGGTTTACACATGAGCACAGTTTCACAACAGGATTGGCTGGATGTTTTCTGGTTCAGCTGGTATAAGACAGATGATTGGTTATTTACAGGAAGGGGCGGGACATGTGAAATACAGACGCCATCTTTGCTGTCATAGAGCTCTCCCATATATTTCTATTCAAGATTCTTTAGgtgttttttctgtcctttatgATGTCTCTGAATTTACCAACACTTTGGTTTCTTGTGACTGAAAAATCAACTTTGATGCCCCAACTTCTTAGTAACTGACTTTTAATCTGTTACATAAAATATAATGTTGAAAAATTCAGCACCAGTCCTAACAAAATGCAACTAAGCAACCTCAGCAGAGAGGCAGCAACTCTCATTTCTGCAGCCTCTCCTTGTTTACATTCTTGTGCACAATTTCGAAGTCTGGAAAAGATTTCTGTCTGCATTCACGAACAGAAACAACAGAGTTTTTCCACTGCAGACATGCTTACATGTCGCAGCAGGAAAAGCACTGAGGTGTATCAATGCTAAATCCACTGAGGGGTGATCCTGCTATTGTGTGTTTTAGGACAGCTAAAGAAACAGACTCATCATTAATCTTAGTCTCTCCACGTGTGCTTTCCCTGGTGTGACAAGTCAGATATGTGAAAAAAGGTCAATAAGAAAACATAAAAGGGAGTTTCTGAGATACAAGAGCTGGAATCAATAAGGATATAGAATACTTCAAGCAAGTCTGTGCATGTAGCCTATAGGTATTTGGCATAGGTTAGGAGTTCTTACACATCATCTGCACtaaatatgatgtgtttgtaCTGATTACATCCTTTACATGCTTCATACACATCACTAACCTGCATTATTAATAACAAAGTAGAGCTgcaataattaattaatcagtCTGAGCCATTGTTTAAGAGGAAAGAAATCTATGTTTTGAGATTCCTGCTTCTAAAAGTTGAATCttatctggatttttttctttctctatgacagtaaactgaatataccGTAGTTGAAGGTTAAAAAagacttgttttatggctcataattgtcttttttttaattttataaaatACCAAACAACTAATGAATTAAGTGAGGAAGTAATCAACAACTGAAGCAGTCCTATGATACAGCAATGACATCTGTTGCTGATGCTGAAGAATATTTGGTAACAATATGCAGATTTTTCCTGCACTTTCGATGTTGAGGTATTTCTACTTTACTTAAGTAAAGTTCTGAgtccctttttaaaaaaaaaaacaaatgagaatTAAAAACCTGTTACATGAAGCTACTATgacacaataaaaatgatttatagtATCCAGAATAGAAAATATCCATGACAGGAATCGTCAAAGATGAACATTTAAGCAGGTATGTGCCAAAATAGTCTAAGGTTTAATAAACATCTACAACCAGAATAAATCCAACTATCATTTTAGTATTAACACCCTAAGATAACATTGGAGCTTGGTGCCATAATTAAAGATTAAATTGACCAAACCACTAAAAATACAGACCTCAAAGTGAAACAGCACGGTTTGATGTACTGCATGTACACCATGTCAATGTCAGCTCAGTGTAATAACATGAGAGCAGCCTGCAACCTGCAGTTTGTCTGTTCGTCCCCAGCAGCCGCTACATTATTAATAGTGCATATGTACACACTAAGCTATCTAATTTTAACCCTGCAGCGCTATTCCTGTGTGTGAGAGGTTACAGTGAAAGTCATTAGCGAGGCTCAGTCAGGAGTCATTAGTCCCTGCATGTCCGAGCGGCGACACAATAAGATGCACATTCAAAACAACTGGAAACCCGCACATATGGATGCAAAATAGAGATTAATGATGGTTAAGACGGAGAAAAAACAGGCCTACCGGTGGTGGGCATATGAGCGGGGATGGTCGGCTAGGTGCCCGGCTCCGGCAACCGCATCCCAATGACGCGGTAAGATTTTTAAAGGAGACTcccacagcagcacagagggtTTTCccatttaaagctgctgcatCAAGTCTCACGGCATGAACACAGAGCATCCGCTGtgacctttcaaaataaaagttctgTAGCGCAACCGAACATTCAGCCATGCTAAATATGATATGCGTTTTAGATTTACTTTaactttaaaataatcaaaagtgACTTTCTAAGGCAAAATAATCAGGCAGAAGCTTGTTTTATATCCACTGCCACATTTcgctttcttttattttgtcgtAATATCCGTCACTTCTGCTGCATTCTCTTCAGCTTCATTTCCGACCATCACAGGCTGCCCAGTGtgcttttaatgttattttggaTTCATTCATTGTCCTTTTGAATGATTTAGAACGCAGATTGATGAAGCTCTGGGATACCAGTAATTAACCAGTAACAAGATCATATAATATTGAATATCATGAAAGAACAGCTTGCTATTAGACTATGCTGGCTACCTGAGGACCATTTAGGCTAAATGACAGGAGGCTAGGGGCCAGTTAATAAACAAACAGGAACACTTACTAGATAAAATGCCTAAACATTAAAAGGCCCATATCTCGCCTACCTATGAActcatttattttcagattaaaTGGCTGAGGGAAATCATCAAACATTTACAATATGAACAAACTTGCAAAAATTCATGATGTGAATTTAATCATTGTGAGTTACAAAATAGTCAGCAGATCAATCTGCTCCCTATTCTTGAAGTTTCCCCTTTATAGCTTTTTAACACTGAATCACAATCAAAGTCATTAAGCTTTCTGGACAAGAACTTAAACTAAAAGACTTGTTGGTGTcaatgtgaaaacagatttctacaaactAATGTCacttaatttaaaatataaaatgtaaaataagtgatttcATAAGCATTCACCACCTTATCATTTAGCTGATACACCTTTGGCCACAATTACACCATAGATCTTAGGGGATGGGTCTCAATCAGCCTTGCATatgttggaaatcagcctattCTACAATTAAACAAGCCAACAGAATACGTATAAGGCAATTTCCacccagttcttttgatggagtagtcaggagacttcttcttaaaatcgaaagtatttattacagcaaaactgaatgtgcgatacagagctctgggcctgaatcctctgtccctaaccaacaacaagtgttcagtcagttcggaTGGAATCAGACCGCTGCCTGTTTCTGGCCCAGTCTTCTTATGCTCTAACAGCATGTATAGCTATCTAGGCTGGCCACCCCCTCCAGTGCTGCGTTGGTccgctctcctctgtcacagctgatgttttgtcattatcgcTCTTGTAGGACTTCACccctgcaaagcaagattagagactgcacacacaacaagctcatGTTCGTTACTGATAACGGCTTACGTCAAAAACGGTCTGTACTTTTATTAtcaatcactttatgtcttgatcatccttgcattcaatcacatgagtaaaaagtaaaataaagcataagcTCCTTCTTATCGATTCTGGACTTTTCTactctttgtttcattacagtcacaccgtggtaatgatgctcttgaccttcctattcctcagaaccaatacaactctttaatatgcactcTTAGCAAAttagaaaacacacaatttctcacagtttcacctaattttatttttgcaaaactgTGATGTTGGGATCCTTTTCATGAACAGTCACAAATTCTGGATTGGATCAGGGTCTGGGCTTGGACTTAGCCACTGTAAAATATTCACTGCGTTGTCTTTTAACTACTTCTGTGTATATTTGGCTGAATACTTCATGCCACTGTCTTGCTGGAAAGCTAATTTTCTCCCAAGTCACAGCTCTGAAATTGAGAAGCATCCACACGTCATGATGCTTCACCTTTGGGTTAGTGTGTTTGTAGGATGTGCAGTGCctttctctttgccactctcccattAAGCTTAGGCTGGTCAGGAATCTGGGCAGCACTTGCTACATAATATCTCCTATCAAAGCCGCTgagaagcttgtaactccttcagaggagtcgtaggtgtcttggtggcacAGTCACTCAGTTTTAGAAGACAACAAGCTCTAAgcagatttgtgtgtgtgccatactttttgtttttctcaatgATGAATGTCACTGTAGTCCATATATTCAGAGACTTCAGCATTTCTTCTTCTAACTTCTGCTTTTCAATTTTCACAGACttgcttggagtgttcttttgtcttcatggtgtagttataGTTAGAAATACTGAAtcaccagagactggaccttccagatacaggcgTCTTTCTACTGCATTCACCTGAGACTTGTAGATTATtgtcaagaaaaacaaattaaattgaccgtgatttaattttaaaaagcaataaaaagcgACAACTTCCAAGGGAGCTGAAGACTTTTTATAGCCGCCTATATCTGCCACTTGTTCTCTACTGTACATGTATTTTCAGATGTCGTTTCTCCTCTGTGCcttctgcagctcctctgttACGCCCCTCTGTAATATGACACCATAATTCATTACCAGTCAAGCAAGCATGCCATGACGTGCAGCGTTGTAAATCATCAGCTGGATTCATATTCAGAGTACAACTTGATTAAACAACGGCAATAATAACAGACCTGCTAATAAATGACAATGAAACAGCTGTTAGACTGTGGACGAGACACTGTTGCAGCTCTGAAAACCACAAGTTGTGGCTTTAACTGTGACAGCGGACATGCCCGTCTAAAAATAAACGGAGGCATATCTGTTGACAGCAGGATGAGAACGTGAACCTCTGCAGACAGCTGAGGGTTAAACAAAGGGCGTCTAATTTCCCAAGACGAAAGTATCTGCTGCACAAAGGGCTGAACAAACTCTGAGGGTGGTAGGAACAAGACAAACAGCCACAGTCACATTATCTGCTGATAAAGAAAGACGATAAcaagcacaatgtcattaatttACTCAATTCTAAAATATACGTTTTCAAAAGTTTTCTCCAAGTTTTCTCCAAGTTTTGAATTAAAATGCAGAAGGTGTGTATGTAAATGCTCCTTTTAATCCAAAATTGTTCTGCATCTTTGTCCTAAAATCAGCATATTGCAAGGCTCATTACATGTTTATCAAATATAGACATGTGCGACTTCAAATGTTGAGTAAAGCTAAGTTCAAGTCACTAGTATTGTACATCTATAAGTACAGTGTTTGCATGTTGTATTACTTATACTTCTAAGCTATGACTTGTATGTTTCACTTCAGCAAAATTATGAGTCTGACCATTTCAGAGGATATAGATCTGACCTGCTTGACTTGTGGGAAAAGGTTATTTCTACTCTCAAAAACAAGTATGTCTTAATTCATTGTTTAAAAAGTGGAGTGAATCTATCATTTTAAGccttttaaaaacagttaaactCAAATTAGGTTGCATAATACTGCAGATTTGGGCTTTAATTCATTAGTCTGTTAACTCTCCACAAGAATAATTGAGTATAAGCTGCTGCTTTCTTGGCAGGGTGATGTAATGCCCAAAGAAACAAGCTCAGACATAATGTTCAAGTAGGGCTGCAATTAAATGCTATTTTCTTTATCCATTAATCTGTCAAGAATATTCATGGTTAATCAAGTGGGCGTTTGGTCTATGAAATGTCAAAGtggtaaattaaaataaatgctcATCACAATTTCCTTCTTAAGAAGCCCTTAACAGTTGCAGATCAGTGTTCTGTCCAGTAAAAGTACATTTATCTGAGAGTTAACCTCAGAGgtgtttctggttttaaatgGTCAGACTTACAGACAGTTAACACCACTCTGCCATGATCATGAGAGGGTCATGGGAACTTCCTCACAAGATTCTTGGTCATGGTAAGAAGATGAATCAGAGATGATGAAGCTGGAAAAAGCATGCAGGACATGTTGGAAAGAGATGTGAAGCGACTGACTGTCATAATGAGATAAacaggtctttttttttcttgagaaaCACAATGTTTTTAAGAAAAGGCACAATTACTGCTGTTCATTCAACTGATATTTAGCAATACACATGCAGGTAGGCTCTTttgaaaagatcaaaaacatcacaaagaattttttgtgttttagagAATTGTCTGCTCTGTAGTCGCGTAAACAGCGATTTGAATCTAATAATTtataatgtgttaaaaaaaaaacagcattaatttGTTGCGATAATTAAATTCAACAGCTGTCAGTCCATAAAACTTTGCTGACTTACATACATATGAGGCCCTCTGCTGGTCGCCATGTGTGTTTAAGGACGGTGCTCAGCCAAATTAAAAGCTTTACAAGGTCCAAGTTAGTGATCTTAAATGGCAACattaaagaaaatgacagaagataGTAAATTTACATGCCTTTTTACTAACGCTCGTGGCTGCCACCCTTGGCTGTAGTTCAACATTTTGTTCATTAGATTCACTACAATAAGGAAAGCAGGGCCTGCAAAAAAGTAATGTTATATAAGACATtataatttaatacattttgagAACCTGTCAAGCAAACTTTTGGATTCTATGTTATTGGCAGAAGCCAGTAAATGTGACTGCTGGTGTGATATCTGCTTGACTTCAATGCGATCGTTTAGAGCAGAAGCGTCAAACATGCAGACTTTGTGAAGTGTAAATATTACATTAACTGcgatttttaaatttgaaaaagtataaatttaaaataattcttatccatgacaagttgttttgatcataaactaaaatactatattgctcttttgtcattatgtgtctcatttttgtaatattttgtcatttgttgtcttttcctcttattttttatcatttgtctcacatttttgttgtttggtgttCCTTTTTGTCTAgctcgtgtttttgtcattttatcttttgctttattcattgttctgggtatcgtttttgttattttgtttctcgcttttgtcattttttgtcaaggttgggctcattttttgttgttttgtaacttttttgtataattgttcgtctctttttattgtttggtgtcatttgcctcttttttgtcattttctttctcgcttttgtcattatgtgtctcatttttgcattgttttgtcttgttttttgtcttttttaaagtaacaTACTGTATTGTTCAgctccagatacctgtgactaaatgttttgtgcctttgtagatacaCTGTGATCTGGATGTTgacatgtgtaaatgataaactgcgGCATAACTGAACTTAACAAATATCAGTTTcctcataatgttttgtttagaagataattccttaaatgtgaccattttcggaatgtacttttttgcactaaagcgaagggaaaaatttggagctgtcgttatttattagttactatgctgtgattttactggtcacttgagatcaaatcgggctgaatgtggcccctgaataGAGAAACTTATGTGAACACTTCAATAATACAGACAGCTCAGCGCCAACACGGAAGGTCTACACAAGTatgtataaaataaatgaaggcTGCATTGATGTATGACTCATAAATGCATTAACACattaaatattttccatttactgagacacaaaaagggTTTGGAGTTTAACAATGCAGCTTCTTAGTCAGTAACAGGCATGATGAATGGTTATGAATTCTATTGCAAATTAATTCCAGCTGTTACTGTACATATATTAAGCATGACAAAGTACATTTGAattgttaaatatttcacatttgaaaTGTACTTTAAAAGCTATAATAATTGATtagaaacagcaacagaaaatacCTTTGAATGGCATAAACGTGAAAATATTAGGGTTCTAAATGGATGTAAAGTTTAACTTCGACATATAAAACatcagagcagaggagaggacaATCAATGTTTAATTCGTCTTTTTGTTGATAGAAACTGcttatttcatgatttttcaaGCTGGATAATGCAGGCTACATTACAGGCAACACTGTGGAGAGGTGACCACTAGATGTCCCTCACTGCACGTATGAATGCTGGAGCAGTGCATCAGTTTATGTGCAGCATATCGTTAAAATGACACTGGGAACACAACTTGACAGCCATGTTTGATTATGAAGGCCACAGTTTGGCTGCAGTCTGTCACCTTTAATgtaaaaaggcatttttgagCGTTCACAATGAGGATCTAAAGTGGCAAAAAGCTCATTATACTCTTTAATTCAACTCCTTTTGATTGAGTGGTTAAATTAAAGTGTAGTTATTAACATTTATCCATCATGCAAGCAAACAATGGGCTCAA is part of the Acanthochromis polyacanthus isolate Apoly-LR-REF ecotype Palm Island chromosome 19, KAUST_Apoly_ChrSc, whole genome shotgun sequence genome and encodes:
- the LOC110959315 gene encoding probable phosphatase phospho1, with amino-acid sequence MPTTERDHSPKMTAPSNPPHAAPQEQRFLVLFDFDETIISESSDDAVVRALPGQKLPDWLRNSYREGHYNEHMQKVLAYMAEQGVSKDSIHSAVVKIPPTPGLLNLFQFLQSHQQDFELAVVSDANMYFIETWLEHAGFRHLFRKIFTNPGSFDATGRLVLLPFHSHSCSHCPDNMCKQAILRDYLSGRQKERGGAAFQRVFYIGDGANDICPSLALEPQDTAFPRRGFPMHKLLLEVPQFKANIVPWVSGEDIMDSLKKIMEER